The proteins below are encoded in one region of Pontibacter deserti:
- a CDS encoding catalase produces the protein MNENKKYRTASSGNGQKGNGQEKGKTLTTRQGHPVTDNQNIRTVGNRGPATMENYHFIEKISHFDRERVPERVVHARGAGAHGVFQAYGTIGNDPVEKFTRAKVFKKGKETPVFVRFSTVGHGTHSPETLRDPRGFAVKFYTEDGNWDLVGNNLKIFFIRDAMKFPDLIHSQKPDPVTNIQSAERIFDFFSGTPEATHMITFLYSPWGIPATYRQMQGSGVNTYKWVNADGEAVLVKYHWEPMKQGIRNLTQKEAQEIQGKNFNHATQDLYEAIERGDFPEWELNVQIMSDDDHPELDFDPLDDTKLWPKEQFPWHPVGKMTLNRNPVDYFNEVELSAFGTGVLVDGLDFSDDKMLQGRTFSYSDTQRYRVGANYLQLPINAPKTHVATNQRGGQMAFDTDFAEGQNIHVNYEPSILGGLEEAPKPGKDYTPRYEANLVRQKIDRQNNFGQAGETYRNFEDWERDELINNLGNDLAKCDKRIQDKMLEYFTQADEDYGRRVRESIDRATKELLKMMKHDMLEGTDGPLGNITGEEGVQQAQSDSHSAKPY, from the coding sequence ATGAACGAAAACAAAAAGTACCGTACTGCCAGCTCAGGCAACGGCCAGAAAGGCAATGGCCAAGAAAAAGGAAAAACACTTACTACCCGTCAGGGCCACCCCGTTACCGATAACCAAAACATCAGAACAGTGGGTAACCGCGGACCTGCCACTATGGAGAACTACCACTTCATAGAAAAAATATCTCACTTCGACCGGGAGCGCGTTCCGGAGCGCGTAGTACATGCCCGTGGTGCCGGAGCACACGGTGTTTTCCAGGCTTACGGCACGATTGGCAACGATCCTGTAGAGAAATTTACCCGCGCCAAGGTTTTTAAAAAAGGTAAGGAAACGCCTGTTTTTGTACGCTTCTCTACAGTAGGCCATGGCACGCACTCACCCGAAACACTCCGCGATCCGCGTGGATTTGCTGTTAAGTTCTATACTGAAGATGGCAACTGGGATTTGGTAGGCAATAACCTGAAGATCTTCTTTATCCGCGATGCCATGAAATTTCCGGACCTGATCCACTCGCAGAAACCGGACCCGGTGACCAACATCCAAAGCGCCGAACGTATTTTCGATTTCTTCTCGGGTACACCTGAGGCTACTCATATGATCACGTTCCTTTATTCGCCTTGGGGCATTCCGGCTACCTATCGCCAGATGCAGGGATCAGGCGTAAATACTTATAAATGGGTAAATGCGGATGGCGAGGCTGTGCTGGTAAAATACCACTGGGAGCCGATGAAGCAGGGCATCCGCAACCTGACGCAGAAAGAAGCCCAGGAAATACAAGGCAAAAACTTTAACCACGCCACCCAGGACCTTTATGAAGCCATTGAGCGTGGCGATTTTCCGGAGTGGGAACTGAATGTGCAGATCATGAGCGACGACGATCACCCGGAACTGGATTTTGACCCGCTGGATGACACCAAGCTATGGCCAAAAGAGCAATTCCCATGGCACCCGGTAGGTAAAATGACCCTGAACCGTAACCCTGTAGATTACTTTAACGAGGTAGAGCTTTCTGCCTTCGGTACAGGTGTGCTCGTAGATGGCCTTGATTTCTCTGACGACAAAATGTTGCAGGGCCGTACTTTCTCTTACTCCGATACCCAGCGTTACCGCGTAGGGGCTAATTACCTGCAGTTACCGATAAATGCCCCAAAAACACACGTAGCAACCAACCAGCGCGGCGGACAAATGGCTTTTGATACCGATTTTGCAGAAGGCCAGAACATCCACGTAAATTATGAGCCATCTATACTTGGTGGTTTAGAAGAAGCCCCAAAACCAGGTAAAGACTACACGCCACGCTACGAAGCGAACCTAGTGCGCCAGAAGATTGACCGTCAAAACAATTTTGGCCAGGCCGGTGAAACCTACCGCAACTTCGAAGACTGGGAACGCGATGAGCTGATAAATAACCTCGGCAACGACCTGGCTAAGTGTGATAAACGCATTCAGGATAAGATGCTGGAATACTTTACGCAGGCTGATGAAGATTATGGTCGCCGTGTAAGAGAAAGTATAGACAGAGCAACCAAAGAGCTCCTGAAAATGATGAAGCACGATATGCTGGAAGGCACTGATGGACCATTAGGTAACATAACCGGTGAGGAAGGTGTGCAGCAGGCGCAAAGCGACTCTCATTCTGCCAAGCCTTATTAA
- a CDS encoding DUF3667 domain-containing protein — MKKHYRSDNSCLNCSTTVSDKFCPSCGQENLELHEDFLHLVLHSVGHYFHFESKFFNSIVPLFTKPGYLTKEYFAGKRASHLNPISMYISISILFFFLFTANSNSNKKDILEENATQENTAVNTAADKQSGADTYTILNNAKAVSDSASTRNDAIVYTAPTATEPDTADKKGTTLSLVDEDSLPQSLKDKLKKVMDDDLSGQLFLNKLVSHFPKIMFILLPLFALILKLVHIRSKKYYAEHLIYSIHVHSFLFLFGSILIILQWILPFISGWIMFIGFIIMLWYIYRSMRNIYRSSRWLTVYKFFMLAFAYGCLMLLSGSIVVLATLYTM; from the coding sequence ATGAAAAAACATTATCGCTCTGATAATAGCTGCCTGAACTGCAGCACAACTGTTTCTGATAAATTTTGCCCTAGCTGCGGTCAGGAGAACCTGGAACTGCATGAAGATTTTCTGCACCTGGTATTGCACAGTGTAGGCCATTATTTCCATTTCGAGTCGAAGTTTTTTAACAGCATTGTGCCGCTTTTCACAAAGCCGGGTTACTTAACCAAAGAGTATTTTGCAGGCAAACGCGCTTCGCACCTCAACCCGATAAGCATGTACATTTCTATCAGCATCTTGTTCTTTTTTCTTTTTACGGCTAACTCTAACAGCAATAAAAAAGACATTTTGGAAGAGAATGCTACACAAGAAAATACGGCAGTGAACACTGCAGCAGATAAACAATCGGGAGCTGACACATATACTATTCTGAACAATGCCAAAGCCGTATCTGACAGCGCCAGTACCCGCAACGATGCTATTGTTTACACCGCCCCTACAGCAACAGAACCAGATACGGCAGATAAAAAAGGCACCACACTTTCTCTGGTCGATGAAGATTCACTACCACAATCGTTAAAGGATAAACTAAAGAAGGTAATGGATGATGACCTGAGTGGTCAGCTTTTCCTGAACAAGCTGGTAAGTCATTTTCCGAAAATAATGTTCATCCTGCTGCCGTTGTTTGCGCTTATCCTAAAGCTGGTACATATCAGATCAAAAAAGTATTATGCTGAGCACTTGATCTATTCTATACACGTACACTCGTTCCTCTTTCTGTTCGGATCTATACTGATAATCCTACAATGGATACTGCCTTTTATTTCAGGCTGGATAATGTTTATCGGGTTTATTATAATGCTATGGTACATCTACAGATCGATGCGGAACATATACAGGAGTTCAAGATGGCTCACAGTATATAAATTCTTTATGCTGGCTTTTGCTTATGGTTGCCTGATGTTGCTCAGTGGCTCTATTGTGGTTTTAGCTACCCTATATACTATGTAA
- the cfa gene encoding cyclopropane fatty acyl phospholipid synthase — protein sequence MSVLTIQQQVAAILATAGVKINGPDAWDLQVHDERFYKRILTDGTLGLGEAYMDGWWDCESIDQFVFKVLKADLYKTAKLGWRSVLQLLLAKMLNMQAKGKAARNAQRHYDIGNKLYQLMLDKRMTYSCGYWKNAYNLDQAQENKLDLICRKLYLQPGQRVLDIGCGWGSFAKYAAEKYGAEVVGITVSEEQAALGSEMCKGLPIEIRLQDYREIKEPFDYIVSVGMFEHVGYRNHRTFMQVAARCLKDNGLFLLHTIGHNYSRTSADPFTDTYIFPNCLIPSIKQLGGAMEHIFMVEDWHNFGPYYDPTLMAWFHNFDSNWPQLQGEYGERFYRMWKYYLLSSAGSFRARHNQLWQLVLSKKGIVGGYEAVR from the coding sequence ATGAGCGTTCTAACTATACAGCAGCAGGTAGCAGCTATCTTAGCCACGGCAGGTGTTAAGATAAACGGCCCGGATGCCTGGGACTTGCAGGTGCACGACGAACGGTTTTATAAACGCATACTTACCGATGGAACCTTGGGACTGGGCGAAGCTTACATGGATGGCTGGTGGGATTGTGAAAGTATAGACCAGTTTGTGTTTAAGGTGCTGAAGGCAGATCTATATAAAACGGCAAAATTAGGTTGGCGATCGGTATTGCAGCTATTACTGGCTAAGATGCTGAACATGCAGGCCAAGGGCAAAGCCGCCCGTAACGCGCAGCGCCACTACGACATCGGCAACAAACTATACCAGCTAATGCTCGACAAGCGCATGACCTATAGTTGCGGCTACTGGAAAAACGCTTATAACCTGGACCAGGCCCAGGAAAACAAACTCGACCTTATCTGCCGGAAACTATACTTACAGCCGGGCCAACGCGTGCTGGATATTGGCTGTGGCTGGGGAAGCTTTGCAAAGTATGCTGCCGAAAAATATGGCGCAGAAGTAGTTGGCATAACCGTATCAGAAGAGCAGGCTGCACTGGGCAGTGAGATGTGCAAAGGCTTGCCCATAGAAATCAGACTGCAGGACTACCGGGAAATAAAAGAACCGTTCGATTATATTGTGTCGGTGGGAATGTTTGAGCATGTGGGTTACCGTAACCACAGAACGTTTATGCAAGTAGCAGCCCGATGCCTGAAAGACAACGGCCTTTTCCTGTTGCACACCATTGGCCACAACTATTCAAGAACCTCCGCTGATCCGTTTACAGATACCTACATTTTCCCGAACTGCCTGATACCTTCTATTAAACAACTGGGTGGGGCTATGGAGCATATTTTTATGGTAGAAGACTGGCACAACTTCGGCCCCTATTACGACCCAACTTTAATGGCCTGGTTCCATAATTTCGACAGCAACTGGCCTCAATTGCAGGGCGAGTATGGAGAGCGTTTTTACCGCATGTGGAAATATTACCTGTTATCCAGCGCCGGCTCGTTCAGGGCGAGGCATAACCAGCTATGGCAACTCGTACTCTCTAAAAAAGGCATTGTGGGCGGGTATGAGGCGGTACGGTAA
- a CDS encoding DNA polymerase III subunit gamma/tau, translated as MENFVVSARKYRPSTFDSVVGQHHITNTLKNAISSHHLAQAFLFCGPRGVGKTTCARILAKTINCQNITPETEACNECESCRSFNSNSSFNIHELDAASNNSVEDIRNLVEQVRYAPQTGKYKIYIIDEVHMLSNQAFNAFLKTLEEPPSYAIFILATTERHKIIPTILSRCQIFDFNRIRIDDMVRHLGSIAQKESIQAEPDALHLISQKADGALRDALSIFDQMVTFSGSNVTYKATVENLHILDYDYYFRLTDDLLNQNLSGALLLFDEILKNGFDAHNFLVGIGEHFRSLLVCKDQATVQLLEVSDNIKAKYAEQSTKSSVSFLLSGLNLVSTCDMHYKSSKNQRLHVELCLMKMAHLNAAFSFAQEGAEPKKAKVAAPAPASTASVIGATTALMPVQPAAAAIPSAGLQQPVPAGSIPSAELQQPPKPQQVTPDAHLAPPKAAAAPAPEPDRSRPGMPPPKKLSKIPSLKDIQQQAQATTTITTAAEEAEEVSYGAFIPVDQAKLKTAWHAILRRKKEENMMEYTLLNRQYHVNDQNEITMHLDNHVMMDQFSALRPAILAELRQQLGNRSINLKAEVVEVQDEKRLYTSQDKFNYLAEKYPVIVDMKQRFGLDTDF; from the coding sequence ATGGAAAATTTCGTAGTATCAGCGCGTAAGTACCGCCCGAGCACGTTCGACAGCGTGGTGGGGCAGCACCATATAACCAATACCCTTAAAAACGCCATCAGTAGCCATCATTTGGCGCAGGCATTCCTTTTCTGTGGTCCGCGTGGGGTAGGTAAAACTACCTGTGCCCGCATCCTGGCAAAGACCATTAACTGCCAGAACATTACCCCGGAAACCGAAGCCTGTAACGAGTGCGAATCGTGCCGCAGCTTTAACAGCAACAGCTCGTTCAATATACATGAGCTCGATGCGGCCTCTAACAACTCCGTAGAGGATATCCGTAACCTGGTGGAGCAGGTGCGTTATGCGCCCCAAACCGGCAAGTATAAGATCTATATTATAGATGAGGTGCACATGCTCTCGAACCAGGCCTTCAACGCATTCCTGAAGACCTTGGAAGAGCCGCCTTCTTATGCCATTTTTATATTGGCTACTACCGAGCGCCACAAGATCATCCCGACTATACTTTCGCGTTGCCAGATCTTTGATTTTAACCGGATCAGGATTGATGATATGGTACGCCATTTGGGAAGTATAGCCCAGAAAGAAAGCATACAGGCCGAGCCGGATGCGCTGCACCTGATCTCGCAGAAAGCAGACGGAGCCTTGCGCGACGCCCTGTCTATTTTCGACCAGATGGTAACCTTCTCAGGCAGCAATGTAACCTACAAAGCCACTGTCGAGAACCTGCACATCCTGGATTATGACTACTACTTCAGGTTAACGGATGACCTGCTGAACCAGAATTTATCGGGGGCATTGTTGTTGTTTGATGAGATCCTGAAGAATGGTTTTGATGCGCATAATTTCCTGGTAGGTATAGGCGAGCACTTCCGTAGCCTGTTGGTTTGTAAAGACCAGGCAACGGTGCAGCTGCTGGAAGTTTCAGATAACATCAAGGCCAAGTATGCGGAGCAATCTACCAAGTCTTCGGTTTCATTCCTGTTATCGGGGCTGAACCTGGTGAGCACCTGCGACATGCATTACAAGAGCAGCAAAAACCAGCGCCTGCACGTGGAGCTATGCCTGATGAAGATGGCCCACCTGAATGCAGCGTTCAGCTTTGCACAGGAAGGAGCAGAACCAAAAAAAGCTAAGGTAGCAGCGCCGGCACCCGCCTCTACCGCATCAGTTATTGGTGCCACCACTGCGCTTATGCCAGTACAGCCGGCAGCCGCAGCTATACCTTCTGCAGGCCTGCAACAGCCAGTTCCGGCAGGAAGTATACCATCAGCAGAATTGCAGCAGCCACCAAAACCGCAACAGGTAACTCCTGATGCTCACCTGGCTCCGCCTAAAGCAGCGGCTGCACCTGCACCGGAGCCAGACAGGTCGCGCCCGGGTATGCCACCACCCAAAAAGCTGAGCAAGATCCCGAGCTTGAAGGATATACAGCAACAGGCACAGGCTACCACAACTATAACAACCGCTGCCGAAGAAGCCGAGGAAGTAAGTTATGGTGCATTTATACCTGTAGATCAGGCTAAACTGAAAACAGCCTGGCATGCTATACTTCGCCGCAAGAAGGAAGAGAATATGATGGAGTATACACTCCTGAACCGCCAGTATCACGTAAACGACCAGAACGAGATAACCATGCACCTGGATAACCACGTGATGATGGATCAGTTCTCGGCGTTGCGACCGGCTATACTTGCTGAGCTAAGACAACAGCTGGGTAACCGAAGTATAAACCTGAAGGCGGAAGTGGTGGAAGTACAGGATGAGAAGCGCCTGTATACGTCTCAGGACAAGTTTAATTACCTGGCCGAAAAGTACCCCGTTATAGTTGACATGAAGCAGCGTTTCGGGTTGGATACCGACTTTTAA
- a CDS encoding M16 family metallopeptidase — translation MTTRKGVSLFLVGLGLTFTQCKNEISQTQATTEATSAAKTEKEYTYETAPNDPLNARIYTLDNGLKVYLTDYEEAPRIQTYIAVRAGSKNDPADATGLAHYLEHMVFKGTSELGTQNWEKEKVELDKIEALYEKYRATKDEAARKKIYHQIDSVSGVAATYAIANEYDKILGAIGAKGTNAYTWVDQTVYVNDIPSNQLERWIELEADRFADMVPRIFHTELEAVYEEKNRTLDNDGWKVQEAISAALFPTHQYGSQSTIGTIEHLKNPSITEIKKYYNKYYVPNNMAITMSGDIDFDQTIRLIDKYWGTLEKQPEPTFEVAQEKPIQKPIVKEILGPDAENVSIAFRTPDINSKDALVIQMISNLLYNGQAGLVDLNLNQQQKVLQAYAYDTPMKDYGMFRMTGMPRQGQTLDQVRDLLLQQLELIKKGQFDESLIQAVVNNDKINTMKAYEDNSNRADAFVTSFIYEMPWERFVSRPAEYAKITKQDVMDVANKYFNNNNYVLVYKKTGKDPNAQKVEKPAITPVAVNRDAQSEYYKAFMAKEVQPLQPVFVDYKKDITESKLKQNIPLLYTKNKENGLFQLYYILDMGTNNDPKLGMAVNYLKYLGTDKYTAEELQKEFYKLGTSFDVFSSGDQVYVSLTGLDENFEKGLNLFESVLANAKPDQQALNDMVAGMLKAREDAKKNKGVILQQAMMNYAKYGPKNPFNTVLSEKQLKAVKPQELVSIIKSIPTYEHRVLYYGPRETDKLTAALNSGHNVPATLKPVPAEKVYKEIDFTQPTVYWADYNMVQAEMMFVSKSVPYNKDIIPVVRLYNEYMGGIVFQDLRESKALAYSTYSNYGTASKKDRANYLVSYIGAQADKLSEAMAGMQALLTDMPLADANFQNAQAALRNSISTERITKSDILFSYERAKKLGLTYDIRQDVYQSANTMTFDQLKEFQQKYVKAQPQTILVIGSKDKLNFKELQKYGKVKQLTLKELFGY, via the coding sequence ATGACCACAAGAAAAGGAGTATCGCTTTTCCTGGTGGGCCTTGGCCTTACATTTACTCAATGTAAGAACGAGATCAGCCAGACACAGGCAACAACCGAGGCCACTTCTGCGGCTAAGACCGAAAAAGAATATACTTACGAAACAGCGCCAAATGACCCGCTGAACGCCCGCATCTATACCTTGGATAACGGCCTGAAAGTATATTTGACAGACTACGAAGAAGCGCCACGCATACAGACTTACATTGCAGTGCGAGCCGGCTCTAAAAACGACCCTGCAGATGCTACCGGACTTGCTCACTACCTGGAGCACATGGTGTTTAAAGGCACCTCTGAACTTGGTACCCAGAACTGGGAGAAAGAGAAAGTAGAGCTTGATAAAATTGAAGCGCTATACGAAAAGTACAGAGCGACGAAAGACGAAGCAGCCCGCAAAAAAATCTACCACCAGATCGACTCTGTTTCGGGAGTAGCGGCTACCTATGCCATTGCCAACGAGTACGATAAAATTCTGGGTGCTATTGGTGCAAAAGGAACGAACGCCTATACCTGGGTAGACCAGACTGTGTATGTAAACGATATTCCGAGCAACCAGTTGGAGCGCTGGATAGAGCTGGAAGCTGATCGTTTTGCTGACATGGTGCCGCGTATTTTCCATACCGAGCTGGAGGCAGTGTACGAAGAGAAAAACCGCACCCTGGATAACGACGGCTGGAAAGTACAGGAAGCGATCAGCGCTGCCCTTTTCCCGACACACCAGTATGGCTCGCAGAGCACTATAGGAACTATAGAGCACCTGAAAAACCCGTCCATCACCGAGATCAAGAAGTACTATAACAAGTACTACGTACCGAATAACATGGCCATTACCATGAGCGGCGACATTGATTTCGACCAGACTATCCGCCTGATAGACAAGTACTGGGGAACGCTGGAGAAGCAGCCGGAGCCAACTTTTGAAGTAGCCCAGGAAAAGCCAATCCAGAAGCCAATCGTAAAGGAAATTTTAGGCCCGGATGCTGAGAATGTATCCATTGCTTTCCGTACACCGGACATCAATTCTAAAGATGCGCTGGTGATACAGATGATCAGCAATCTGCTTTATAACGGCCAGGCCGGTTTAGTAGACCTGAACCTGAACCAGCAACAGAAAGTGCTGCAGGCGTATGCTTACGACACCCCGATGAAAGATTACGGTATGTTCCGGATGACAGGCATGCCGCGTCAGGGCCAGACCTTAGACCAGGTACGTGACCTGTTGCTGCAGCAGCTGGAACTGATCAAGAAAGGTCAGTTTGATGAGTCGCTGATACAGGCTGTGGTAAATAACGACAAGATAAACACCATGAAGGCCTACGAAGACAACAGCAACCGCGCCGATGCCTTTGTTACTTCGTTTATTTATGAAATGCCGTGGGAAAGATTTGTGAGCCGCCCTGCTGAGTATGCAAAAATCACGAAGCAGGATGTGATGGATGTAGCCAACAAGTACTTCAATAACAATAACTATGTGCTGGTTTATAAAAAGACCGGCAAAGACCCTAACGCCCAGAAAGTAGAGAAGCCTGCTATTACGCCGGTAGCCGTTAACCGCGATGCACAGTCGGAGTACTATAAAGCTTTTATGGCGAAGGAAGTGCAGCCGCTGCAGCCGGTTTTTGTAGACTATAAAAAAGATATCACAGAGTCTAAGTTAAAGCAGAACATCCCGCTTCTTTACACCAAAAACAAGGAAAACGGCCTGTTTCAGCTATACTACATCCTGGATATGGGCACCAACAACGACCCTAAACTGGGTATGGCTGTTAACTACCTGAAATACCTGGGAACCGACAAGTATACAGCAGAAGAGCTTCAGAAGGAGTTTTACAAGCTGGGTACTTCCTTTGATGTGTTCTCTTCCGGAGACCAGGTGTATGTAAGCTTAACCGGCTTGGATGAGAATTTTGAGAAAGGTCTGAACCTGTTTGAAAGTGTGTTAGCTAATGCCAAGCCAGACCAGCAGGCCCTGAATGATATGGTGGCCGGTATGCTGAAAGCCCGTGAAGATGCCAAGAAAAACAAAGGCGTTATTCTGCAGCAGGCCATGATGAACTACGCCAAGTATGGCCCAAAGAATCCGTTCAACACCGTGCTTAGCGAGAAACAACTGAAGGCCGTCAAGCCGCAGGAACTGGTAAGCATCATCAAGAGCATTCCGACCTATGAGCACCGCGTACTGTACTACGGCCCACGTGAAACGGATAAGCTAACCGCTGCCCTTAACTCCGGCCACAATGTGCCTGCTACACTTAAGCCGGTACCTGCCGAGAAAGTATACAAGGAGATAGACTTTACACAACCAACAGTTTACTGGGCTGACTATAACATGGTGCAGGCCGAGATGATGTTTGTGAGCAAATCGGTGCCTTACAACAAGGATATTATACCTGTAGTGCGCCTGTATAACGAGTATATGGGTGGCATCGTGTTCCAGGACCTGCGTGAGTCGAAGGCTCTTGCCTACTCTACTTACTCCAACTATGGTACTGCTTCTAAAAAAGACCGTGCAAACTACCTGGTGTCGTACATCGGGGCGCAGGCTGATAAATTATCAGAAGCTATGGCGGGTATGCAGGCCCTGTTAACAGATATGCCTTTAGCAGATGCTAACTTCCAGAACGCACAGGCAGCATTGCGTAACAGCATCTCAACAGAACGTATCACAAAATCCGACATCCTGTTCAGTTATGAACGAGCCAAGAAGTTGGGCCTAACTTACGACATCCGCCAGGACGTGTATCAAAGCGCCAACACCATGACCTTTGACCAGTTGAAGGAGTTCCAGCAGAAGTATGTAAAGGCTCAGCCGCAAACTATACTTGTGATTGGCTCTAAAGACAAGCTGAACTTTAAAGAACTGCAGAAGTATGGAAAAGTGAAGCAACTGACACTGAAAGAGCTGTTTGGATATTAA
- a CDS encoding NmrA family NAD(P)-binding protein codes for MEISNTLHTSTIVLAGATGNLGGRIARSLLEKGATVRVLVRADSNANKVDALRKSGATICEVDFHNAAELMKACEGATCVVSALSGLHYVMVGIQTLLLDAAVAAGVPRFIPSDFAIDFTKLPYGNNRNLDFRKEFKERLEKAPIAATSVLCGMFSDLLTGQAPIILFPIKRVMYYGNPDQLMDFTTIQNTADYTAAAALDPNTPRYLCIAGDVLTVHGLCEAAGKATGEEFKLLRIGGLGLLNTIIKITKTVIPGSNEAYPAWQGMQYMRDMFRGMAKLESLDNNRYPEIRWTRVAEVLANR; via the coding sequence ATGGAAATTAGCAACACTTTACATACTTCAACTATAGTTCTGGCAGGTGCCACAGGAAATTTAGGTGGGCGTATTGCCAGGTCGCTACTTGAGAAAGGAGCTACTGTGCGAGTGTTGGTTAGGGCAGACAGTAATGCAAATAAAGTGGATGCGTTGCGGAAATCAGGGGCTACTATCTGTGAAGTAGATTTCCATAATGCTGCTGAATTAATGAAAGCCTGCGAAGGAGCTACCTGTGTGGTGTCGGCTTTGTCAGGGCTGCACTATGTTATGGTTGGTATACAGACGTTGTTGCTAGATGCTGCTGTGGCTGCCGGAGTACCACGTTTTATACCTTCCGACTTTGCCATTGATTTCACGAAGCTACCCTACGGCAACAACCGCAACCTGGACTTCAGGAAAGAATTTAAAGAACGTTTAGAAAAAGCTCCTATAGCTGCGACTTCTGTTTTATGCGGCATGTTCTCTGATCTGCTTACCGGGCAAGCGCCTATAATTCTCTTCCCAATCAAACGAGTCATGTACTATGGCAACCCGGATCAGCTTATGGACTTTACCACCATACAAAATACAGCCGATTATACCGCTGCCGCAGCGCTTGACCCAAACACACCACGTTACCTATGCATTGCCGGCGATGTACTAACTGTCCATGGATTATGTGAAGCGGCGGGTAAAGCGACAGGAGAAGAATTTAAGCTGCTCCGGATTGGTGGCTTAGGTTTGTTAAACACCATCATTAAGATAACAAAAACAGTTATACCTGGCTCAAATGAAGCCTATCCTGCATGGCAGGGTATGCAGTATATGCGCGATATGTTCAGAGGTATGGCAAAACTGGAGTCTTTAGATAACAACCGCTATCCTGAAATAAGATGGACAAGGGTAGCCGAAGTGCTGGCGAATCGGTAA